In Kiritimatiellales bacterium, a genomic segment contains:
- a CDS encoding CvpA family protein → MSLTDGFLWVDIALAVLVLLFFLNGLRRGLCRELAHILTFAALIAGFCFFYAPITEFAACHCTFVALEHIHIAVPVMMLSAALVVYILIWLCLRALLCPFLDFLGEKFLGGIVGAARGAVFGLVIIAALTLVQIPAVQEAVVDKSVIGCWVENTITPWLKETVTMPETGCGDFPLPLEFYRRKNTDEAAGLTQTNTPPGNTPASANQQSTINNDNGPQRTD, encoded by the coding sequence ATGTCTCTGACGGATGGTTTTTTGTGGGTCGATATCGCCCTGGCGGTGCTGGTGCTGCTGTTTTTTCTGAACGGATTGCGGCGCGGGCTGTGCCGTGAACTGGCGCATATCCTTACGTTTGCGGCATTGATTGCCGGTTTCTGCTTTTTCTACGCGCCAATCACAGAATTCGCTGCCTGCCACTGTACATTTGTTGCGCTGGAACATATTCACATCGCCGTGCCGGTCATGATGCTGAGTGCTGCGCTTGTCGTATACATTCTGATCTGGCTGTGCCTGCGCGCACTGCTTTGTCCGTTCCTTGATTTTCTCGGTGAAAAATTTCTCGGCGGAATCGTCGGCGCAGCGCGCGGCGCGGTTTTCGGATTAGTTATTATTGCGGCACTGACGCTCGTGCAGATTCCGGCGGTGCAGGAAGCTGTCGTCGATAAATCGGTAATCGGCTGCTGGGTTGAAAATACCATCACGCCGTGGCTCAAAGAAACCGTCACAATGCCGGAAACCGGCTGCGGTGATTTTCCGCTGCCGCTGGAATTTTATCGCCGGAAAAATACAGATGAAGCTGCCGGCCTCACGCAAACAAACACACCGCCGGGAAATACTCCGGCGTCCGCCAATCAGCAATCGACAATCAACAATGACAATGGTCCCCAGAGAACTGATTGA
- the dnaG gene encoding DNA primase — MTMVPRELIEEIRARNDIAEVIGSYLPLRSAGTRFKVNCPFHKEKTPSFTVSPDRQIYHCFGCGAGGDVIRFIQEYEKVDFMTALRMLADRVGVELTVAESSDETGANRRKLFQIHESVAQLYRKILTDHPEGAAGRDYLAARRLTGQIAEDFQIGFAPDRFDALEKWAAQKKIPFELMEQAGLMIQSGKHAGSFYDRFRNRLMFPVRDETGRVIGFSGRAVNPDEKGGKYVNSPETPLFHKSRVLFAIDKARRAMVDKRTAIVVEGQLDAIRCHEAGMNNTVASQGTALTSDHARMIRRYADEVILMLDADSAGQKAALRSSEAFIAEELSVRVASLPAGEDPDSLIRNQGADVFMAHIHAAVPAIDFLINVMSAQENLNNEAGLMRTARAVQALIARAPGAVQRDRMVQTASERLNLSPAALRRDLAHKKQTLRRPAAETAGSALPAPEHYPDNETALLEILIFHYDAAFTVVADHLPPDFFSHPDCRLLFELLLDYGAAFMDQIPPERTGAQRLAARLQAGETKIRGGNDDHAKAAQDIVMALWRKALKHRRQTLPAGPATMEITLQLKQLDFGWEHAVSFMVV, encoded by the coding sequence ATGACAATGGTCCCCAGAGAACTGATTGAAGAAATCCGCGCGCGCAACGATATTGCCGAAGTCATCGGGTCCTATCTGCCGTTGCGCAGCGCCGGTACGCGCTTCAAAGTCAACTGTCCGTTTCATAAAGAAAAAACGCCGTCGTTCACGGTGAGTCCCGACCGGCAGATTTACCACTGCTTCGGCTGCGGCGCCGGCGGCGATGTGATCCGCTTCATCCAGGAATATGAAAAGGTCGATTTTATGACGGCGCTGCGCATGCTCGCTGATCGCGTTGGAGTTGAACTCACTGTGGCAGAGAGCAGCGATGAAACCGGTGCGAATCGCCGTAAACTTTTTCAAATTCATGAAAGCGTCGCACAGCTCTATCGAAAAATTTTAACCGACCATCCTGAAGGTGCCGCCGGCCGCGACTATCTTGCCGCGCGCCGGTTAACCGGTCAGATCGCCGAAGATTTTCAAATCGGCTTTGCGCCGGACCGTTTCGATGCACTTGAAAAATGGGCGGCGCAGAAAAAAATTCCATTTGAACTCATGGAACAGGCAGGACTGATGATTCAGTCCGGCAAACACGCCGGAAGTTTTTACGACCGTTTCCGCAACCGCCTCATGTTTCCCGTCCGCGACGAGACCGGACGCGTAATCGGCTTCAGCGGCCGCGCCGTCAATCCGGATGAAAAAGGGGGTAAATACGTCAACAGCCCCGAAACACCGCTGTTTCATAAAAGCCGCGTGCTGTTCGCCATCGACAAAGCGCGGCGCGCGATGGTCGACAAACGTACTGCGATTGTGGTTGAAGGTCAGCTCGACGCCATCCGCTGTCACGAGGCCGGAATGAATAACACCGTTGCCTCGCAGGGAACCGCACTCACATCCGACCATGCGCGTATGATCCGGCGCTATGCTGACGAAGTCATTTTAATGCTTGATGCCGACAGCGCCGGACAAAAAGCAGCGCTGCGTTCATCCGAAGCATTCATCGCCGAAGAACTCAGTGTGCGTGTGGCATCACTGCCCGCCGGTGAAGATCCTGATTCGCTGATTCGCAATCAGGGTGCCGATGTTTTTATGGCACACATTCATGCTGCCGTTCCGGCGATTGATTTTCTGATTAACGTAATGAGCGCGCAGGAAAACCTGAACAACGAAGCCGGACTCATGCGCACCGCGCGCGCCGTACAGGCATTAATCGCCCGGGCGCCCGGCGCCGTTCAGCGCGATCGCATGGTGCAGACAGCATCGGAACGGCTGAATCTTTCGCCGGCGGCGCTGCGCCGCGACCTCGCGCATAAAAAACAAACATTGCGGCGCCCTGCAGCGGAAACGGCCGGCAGCGCCCTGCCCGCGCCGGAACATTATCCGGACAACGAAACAGCGCTGCTGGAAATTTTAATATTTCATTATGACGCTGCATTTACAGTGGTTGCCGATCATCTGCCGCCGGATTTTTTCTCTCATCCTGACTGCCGCTTATTATTCGAACTGCTGCTGGATTACGGCGCGGCGTTTATGGATCAGATTCCGCCGGAACGCACCGGCGCACAACGGCTCGCCGCACGGCTGCAGGCCGGAGAAACAAAAATTCGCGGCGGAAACGATGATCATGCCAAAGCCGCACAGGATATCGTCATGGCGCTTTGGCGCAAAGCGCTTAAACACCGGCGGCAGACTCTGCCCGCCGGTCCGGCAACAATGGAAATTACACTCCAGCTTAAACAGCTCGACTTCGGTTGGGAACATGCCGTCAGTTTTATGGTTGTCTGA